In a single window of the Trichoderma breve strain T069 chromosome 6, whole genome shotgun sequence genome:
- a CDS encoding AMP-binding enzyme domain-containing protein, with protein MGSVVETQETRSLINIIDDDAAKEPNRPFIFIPRSNQPQDGWEPVTYGQMANAVNHVAHTIKEMAANHIQEDNFPTIAYIGPNDVRYIIIMLACIKAKCKAFFTSPRNTIEGQLSLLEATDCHYFLYGEGYQPVIKKVLAQRQMHASQVPSVKEWITAKSDYFPYEHTAYGSRWHPWIAIHTSGSTGMPKPIVINQANIQLCGALRHYRDERNNPSLYEGWASRASRLFCPMPLFHGVGIAASTMFTVYYRLPCALGIPERPLSEDLVKECLANSGADAALLPPSIIDGMSQTEDGLKAITKLNFISYSGGNLSGAVGDKLVANGAFIINMLGSSEAFPMALQFQSDPKLWQYFIFNTEVMGAKFTPTMWDGIYGLTIQRQDPLDPGLQPTFYNFPDKQEFVTGDLFQVHDTLPDHYKYYGRNDNVIVFSNGEKLNPVTIEDIVVSHPSVKNVLVVGQERFQPAMILEPKGLPKDDAEAEALIDDVWPLIQKANEHTVAHGQIVRELVALSDPNMPFFIAGKGTVQRVQTVNLYKEYIDGIYDRAEATLSNVTLDITSREGLASSIHELLRDKLGIEQLERDADFFAIGIDSLQVMTISKLLRGGLKRSEVEFDEGIIATRVIYSNPSVDRLATFIFRSISPSDEQEVSESYHAQQIKEMQDMVAKYTQDLPERNVGQTNPNDDDQTVIVTGSTGSLGSYILDQLISSSRVSKIYALNRGGDGGFSRQCVVSASRSLSLDFSKVEFLGVDVSKPKFGLDAAKYAQLLSSTDRIIHNAWPVNFNMSIASFEPYIRGVRHFVDFAGASSKKVALVFVSSIGTAINWTASEPVPERRLEDPTLADLGYGISKLASGWILDAAAEKSGLAAASVRVGQIAGPKEGNGIWNPQEFVPSLIASSLYLGALPQRLGIYQNVDWVATEDVAGILIDLAGISKPVPLSEISGYFHAQNPTKVQWPEMVEVLRDFYGDRIKEVVSLDKWVSLLEASAAEGGNVDKNPGVKLIDTYRGLSEVDKTGVAPLSFAMTRTASKSKTAAALQPITPELMRKWCEGWNF; from the exons ATGGGTTCAGTCGTTGAAACTCAAGAGACACGCTCGCTCATCAATATCattgacgatgatgctgcaAAAGAGCCAAATCGTCCGTTCATTTTCATCCCACGATCTAATCAACCTCAAGATGGCTGGGAGCCAGTCACCTATGGACAGATGGCTAATGCTGTCAACCATGTCGCCCACACCATCAAAGAGATGGCCGCCAACCATATACAGGAAGACAACTTCCCAACTATTGCCTACATTGGACCAAATGATGTACGATACATTATCATCATGCTTGCCTGTATAAAAGCCAAGTGCAAAGCGTTTTTCACTTCGCCTCGAAACACCATCGAGGGTCAGCTGTCTCTTTTGGAAGCTACCGATTGTCACTATTTTCTCTACGGAGAAGGCTATCAACCAGTGATTAAGAAGGTACTTGCACAGAGACAGATGCACGCGTCTCAAGTGCCGAGTGTCAAGGAATGGATTACAGCCAAGTCAGACTACTTTCCTTATGAACACACGGCATACGGGTCCCGATGGCATCCTTGGATCGCTATTCATACGAGCGGTTCAACTGGGATGCCAAAGCCGATTGTGATAAACCAGGCCAATATTCAACTCTGTGGTGCCCTTCGGCACTATCGTGACGAACGAAATAACCCTTCTCTGTACGAAGGATGGGCTTCTCGAGCGTCACGATTGTTTTGCCCGATGCCTCTGTTCCATGGTGTTGGAATCGCTGCCTCCACAATGTTTACTGTCTATTACCGCTTGCCTTGCGCATTAGGTATTCCTGAGAGGCCATTGAGCGAAGATTTGGTCAAAGAATGCCTGGCTAACTCTGGTGCGGACGCGGCTCTATTGCCGCCATCCATTATTGACGGCATGTCACAGACAGAAGACGGCCTCAAAGCGATAACAAAGCTCAATTTTATCAGCTATAGTGGAGGCAACCTCTCAGGCGCCGTGGGGGACAAACTCGTGGCCAATGGTGcgttcatcatcaacatgcTAGGATCCAGCGA GGCTTTCCCTATGGCGCTACAATTTCAGTCCGATCCTAAGCTTTGGCAATACTTTATCTTTAACACCGAAGTTATGGGGGCAAAATTCACCCCTACAATGTGGGATGGGATTTACGGGCTTACGATTCAGCGTCAAGACCCCTTGGACCCAGGCCTACAGCCTACATTCTATAATTTTCCGGACAAACAAGAGTTCGTCACGGGTGACTTATTCCAGGTTCACGATACCCTACCTGATCACTACAAATATTACGGACGAAACGACAACGTCATTGTCTTCTCCAACGGAGAAAAGCTCAATCCTGTGACCATCGAAGACATTGTCGTCAGTCATCCTTCTGTCAAGAATGTCCTTGTGGTTGGCCAGGAAAGATTCCAGCCGGCAATGATCCTTGAACCTAAAGGTCTGCCAAAAGACGATGCCGAGGCGGAGGCACTGATTGATGACGTTTGGCCCCTTATTCAGAAAGCAAACGAGCACACCGTGGCGCATGGTCAGATTGTACGGGAGCTGGTTGCACTCTCTGACCCAAATATGCCATTCTTCATCGCAGGCAAAGGCACTGTGCAAAGAGTTCAAACAGTCAACTTGTATAAAGAGTACATCGACGGCATCTATGATCGCGCTGAAGCCACTTTGAGCAACGTCACCCTCGATATCACCAGTCGAGAAGGATTAGCGTCTTCGATCCATGAATTGCTGAGAGACAAGCTCGGTattgagcagcttgagcGAGATGCTGACTTTTTCGCTATCGGTATTGATTCTCTGCAAGTCATGACTATCAGCAAGTTGTTAAGAGGCGGCTTGAAGAGGTCTGAAGTCGAATTCGACGAGGGTATCATCGCCACTCGCGTCATCTACTCTAACCCTTCGGTCGATCGCCTCGCAACATTTATCTTTCGATCCATATCTCCGTCTGATGAACAGGAGGTTTCTGAAAGCTATCATGCGCAACAGATCAAAGAAATGCAGGATATGGTCGCCAAGTACACCCAAGACTTGCCAGAGCGCAACGTGGGCCAGACGAACCCCAACGATGATGATCAAACAGTCATTGTAACTGGATCAACCGGATCTCTGGGCTCGTACATACTGGACCAACTCATCTCGTCATCACGCGTCAGTAAAATATACGCACTCAACCGTGGCGGTGATGGAGGCTTTTCTCGGCAATGTGTCGTGAGCGCAAGCCGCAGCCTTTCGCTTGACTTTTCCAAGGTCGAATTCCTCGGTGTGGATGTCTCCAAGCCAAAATTTGGACTCGACGCTGCAAAATACGCACAATTGCTCTCTTCGACTGATAGAATTATTCACAACGCTTGGCCAGTCAACTTCAACATGAGCATTGCTTCATTTGAGCCGTACATTCGCGGAGTTCGTCACTTTGTAGACTTTGCTGGCGCATCCTCCAAGAAAGTAGCTTTGGTCTTTGTATCAAGTATTGGTACTGCGATCAACTGGACGGCTAGTGAGCCTGTGCCTGAGCGACGTCTCGAAGACCCAACGTTGGCGGATCTGGGTTACGGAATATCCAAGCTGGCTAGTGGCTGGATCCTGGATGCAGCGGCGGAAAAGTCTGGCTTGGCCGCTGCATCTGTGAGGGTTGGTCAAATTGCAGGACccaaagaaggaaatggcATTTGGAATCCGCAAGAGTTTGTCCCCAGCTTGATTGCTAGTTCGCTATACCTTGGTGCTCTTCCCCAGAGACTCGGTATATACCAAAATGTCGACTGGGTTGCAACTGAGGATGTCGCTGGCATTCTTATTGATCTTGCCGGAATATCGAAGCCTGTCCCTCTCTCCGAGATCAGCGGCTACTTTCATGCCCAGAACCCTACAAAGGTGCAATGGCCCGAAATGGTTGAAGTCTTGCGAGACTTTTACGGAGATCGCATCAAGGAAGTCGTCAGCCTCGACAAATGGGTATCATTACTCGAAGCATCGGCCGCAGAAGGAGGAAATGTCGACAAGAATCCAGGTGTCAAACTTATCGACACATATCGAGGCTTGAGCGAAGTGGACAAGACCGGTGTGGCTCCCCTCAGCTTTGCCATGACGCGTACAGCCTCCAAAAGCAAGACGGCTGCTGCCTTGCAACCTATTACGCCTGAGCTAATGCGAAAATGGTGTGAAGGTTGGAACTTTTGA
- a CDS encoding nmrA-like family domain-containing protein, producing MTSFQPSHILVLGPTGNVGKAIMDAIVNANPAFPRVSILTSKETAANKSDLIDGWKSYGVSVVLGDVTNPQDIKTAYSGVDTVISCLGRGALEAQKELIRLAEESPTVRWFFPSEFGTDPEHNERSAQEKPHQTKLAIRKFIRENTKQLNVTYLIVGPYFDMWVDQRKWSDGLGGVDVVAREAILTGDGDTKIGFTTLKDAGTAVVAALRHPEESHNAVLRVASFVKTSNEVLSEYEKQLGVKFSAKYISLADHEATEGSMWEKGSPWAVVAALRRIWATGGAMYDHFSNEDIGLGNGGMESLEEAVRKHINSYK from the exons ATGACCAGTTTTCAGCCTTCTCATATTCTAGTTCTTGGCCCGACCGGTAATGTCGGTAAAGCGATTATGGATGCCATTGTGAATGCCAACCCAGCATTCCCCAGGGTCTCCATTCTTACTTCAAAGGAGACGGCTGCAAATAAGTCCGATCTAATCGATGGCTGGAAATCGTATGGTGTGTCTGTCGTGCTGGGAGATGTCACGAATCCCCAGGACATTAAAACGGCATACAGCGGAGTGGATACAGTTATCAGCTGTCTTGGAAGAGGAGCGCTCGAGGCACAGAAGGAGCTTATCCGACTGGCTGAAGAGTCCCCAACTGTACGCTGGTTTTTCCCTTCAGAGTTTGGTACAGATCCGGAACATAATGAACGGAGCGCACAAGAGAAGCCGCATCAAACAAAGCTAGCAATTCGGAAGTTTATCCGCGAAAACACGAAGCAGCTAAATGTGACCTACTTGATCGTGGGGCCGTATTTTGACATGTGGGTAGACCAGCGAAAGTGGAGCGACGGACTTGGAGGAGTTGATGTGGTGGCAAGAGAGGCAATCTTgactggagatggagacacCAAGATTGGCTTCACAACTTTGAAAGA TGCGGGAACAGCAGTGGTCGCAGCGTTACGCCATCCAGAAGAGTCTCACAATGCAGTTTTGAGAGTGGCATCCTTTGTCAAGACTTCAAACGAGGTATTGAGTGAGTATGAGAAGCAGCTTGGGGTCAAATTTAGTGCAAAGTACATCTCTCTGGCCGATCACGAGGCCACAGAAGGGAGCATGTGGGAAAAGGGAAGTCCATGGGCGGTGGTGGCAGCCTTGCGTCGTATCTGGGCAACCGGTGGTGCCATGTATGACCACTTTTCAAACGAAGATATTGGTTTGGGTAACGGTGGAATGGAGAGTCTTGAAGAGGCAGTTCGAAAACATATCAACAGTTATAAGTAA